In Candidatus Baltobacteraceae bacterium, one DNA window encodes the following:
- the cysE gene encoding serine O-acetyltransferase, protein MFFLRDVRSDLKAPLERDPAATGWLDVLLSYPGFHALTAHRAIHALHGVGVPILPRWLSNVNRFLTGIEIHPGAKIGRGVFIDHGMGVVIGETAEVGDGCTIYQGVTLGGTSLSHGKRHPTLGANVTVGVNAAVLGAITIGENSKVGGGSVVVKDVPPNSTVVGVPARVVFQDGLPVRSIPERPQVDMPDPNAQLIATLQERIAELERRLNELTTGNDDAAKAV, encoded by the coding sequence ATGTTTTTCCTTCGCGATGTACGAAGCGATCTCAAAGCTCCGCTCGAGCGCGACCCCGCGGCGACCGGCTGGCTCGACGTTCTGCTCTCGTATCCGGGATTTCACGCGTTGACGGCGCATCGGGCGATTCACGCGCTGCACGGCGTGGGCGTTCCGATACTTCCGCGTTGGCTCTCGAACGTCAATCGCTTTTTGACCGGCATCGAGATTCACCCCGGCGCGAAGATCGGGCGCGGGGTCTTTATCGATCACGGGATGGGAGTCGTGATCGGCGAGACGGCGGAGGTTGGCGACGGCTGCACGATCTATCAGGGTGTCACGCTTGGCGGAACGAGTCTGTCGCACGGCAAGCGCCACCCGACTCTCGGTGCGAACGTTACCGTCGGCGTCAACGCCGCGGTGCTCGGCGCGATCACGATCGGCGAGAACTCGAAGGTCGGCGGCGGCTCGGTCGTAGTGAAGGACGTGCCGCCGAATTCGACCGTCGTCGGCGTGCCGGCGCGCGTCGTCTTCCAAGACGGCCTGCCGGTTCGTTCGATTCCGGAGCGTCCGCAAGTGGACATGCCCGATCCCAACGCGCAGTTGATCGCCACGCTGCAAGAGCGAATCGCCGAACTCGAACGCCGCTTGAACGAACTTACCACGGGGAACGACGATGCCGCTAAAGCTGTATAA